Genomic segment of Panicum virgatum strain AP13 chromosome 2K, P.virgatum_v5, whole genome shotgun sequence:
AGATCAAGAACGCCCACTACGCCGGGAGCCCTAACGTTTGGCAGCCTCCACAAGCAAGGGCGTCTCCGTCTTTGATCGCAGCGAGCAAGGGCAGCCGCCAAGCACCATGGTAGGAGAAGCTGATCTAGACATCCCAACCACTGCAGTCGCCATGCCAGTAGTAGGACAGGTGAAACAAAGCGGTTTCCAATTGTCGCCAATGTTGTCGTTTGTGCCTGCCCTAGCAAACGACAGGGAGCAGACAACACAGGTAGGATGCATCTATCTTTTatcatcatatatagtttttcACATGCATCACTCGTTGAATATGCGTTATGTACCCTTCACTGATTTGTGGCCATATGCTAGAGTCCACAAAATTCCAGTGAGGACAACACAGTTGTGCATGAAGCAATATCAGAGAAAGCACAAGATGAGGTAACTAAATTTAAAAAGTAGCACATTATGAATTCAGAGTTACGTAACTTTAATTTACATCGCATTGTACAATAGGTGGTTCATGAAATTGGCCAAGCTTTGATCGTTCCTGAAGTTGGTATGGCTTTTGATTCGGAGGATAAAGCTTGGGAGATGTACAACACCTATGCCGGTAAGGTTGGGTTCAGTGTTAGAAAGAGTCATTCAAAGCTCCGAGAAGACAAAACTATATATCAGAAATATATAGTTTGCAGTAATGAAGGATATCGACGAAACAAGTCATCACAGAAAGACATTACAAGGACAGGTTGTGAAGCTCGTGTTCAGTTCAGTGTTAGCAAAGAGGGAATTTGGACAGTGCAGAAGGTTGTACTTGATCACAATCATTATCTTGCTAGTCCAAATAAGTTGCACAAGCTGAAGAGCCAGCGGCGTGTTACAGAAGCAGACAGGATGCTAATTATTCAAATAAGGGAAGCCGGGACGAAGCCAGCCCAGGTGTATGAGTTCATGAAGAAGTTTTATGGAGGAGTTGACAAAGTCCCATTATCAAGGATGGACTGCAATAATGCAATTGTCCGCGAGCGAAAAAAGTACTTAGAATCCAATGATGCGTAAACATTGTTGGAATACTTGAAGAACAATCAAATAGAGGATCCTACATTTTTTTATGCAATTGAAATAGATGAAGAAGATGGTCGGATAGCTAATTTCTTTTGGGCAGATGGTCAATCTATCATGAATTATGCATGTTTCGGTGATGCCGTGTCATTTGACACCATGTTTCAGACTAATAAGTTTGAAATGACTTTTGCTCCAATCCTTGGAACTAACCATCACAAGCAAACAATAATTTTTGGGGTTGCACTGATATTTAATGAGACTATTGAATCATTTGTCTAGCTCTTTGAAACCTTCCTAACAGCAATGTCGAGTAAGCATCCAAGCACAATTTTTACTGATCAAGATGCAGCCATGGCAGGAGCAGTTGCTTATGTATTTCCAAATACAAGCCATCGTCTTTGTTTGTTCACATATATGTTAATGCCGCTACGCATTTGGGGCATGTAATTCATAAGCATCCTGATAAGTTTCTACCAGCTTTTAAGAGATGTGTCTATGAAGACAGATCAGAAGCTATTTTTATCCAGAAATGGAATGAATTATTATCTGAGTATAAGCTTGAGGACAATAAATGGATGAAAAATTTATATGATTTGAGGAAAAAGTGAGCTGCTGTCTATCGTGACTCTTTCACAGCTGACATGAACTCAACTCAAAGGAGCGAAGGTATGAATAAtgtattcaagaaaaaaatgataGCTAGGTGCTTGTTTAATTCATCACGTTCATGCTAGTCATATCTCCAGATTCTAGATAGCGCAGATGAAGATATATATGCCTCGTTAATTCCACTGAGAATCCAGCAAATAAAGCTTATCAAATAACAAACACCGGGGTCTGGTTTAACTCAAGAATGAGCACTAAGTTCAGACAATCATGGTCTGCTCAGATTAATCCAGAAGATGTAGTATACTGCAGATACCACCTAGAAACAGTTGCAGGAAATTGTTGCCCACAAAGGCAAAAGCAAAATGCAACACCTGGTAGTAGCATTCCAGCAGATTTGGAACTTGTAATTAGTGAAACTTCTTGTAGACCATTAAGCGAGATCAGTAAGAGTTATAATACATTGATGAATATATTTCAAACATGACAGTAGTGCACAACTTCAAGGGAACTTCCAATTTTCCAATAATGTAAACAAGAAAAGTTGAAAATTCATAAAACTTACATTTCTGGATATAATAGTGCGCATAAACCTAACAGCTGCTACACCCAAAAACTTCTTCCGTCGAGTCAGTGCAAGGATTTTCTCAATAGCATTGTTCACGAGAGGTTGGAGCATTGCCTTCGTTCTCCTCTCTGGTCTCTGCTCGCGTCTCGCGGAGGGGCGGCGGTCAGGCTccatcggtggcggcggcggcggacgagctccatcggcggcggcggtggcgaacgGTGAGGAGGCTGGTGGCGGACGAcctcagggcggcggcggcgggcggcctcgaggccggcggaggcggcgggagaGCTCGGGGCGACGGCGGGCGAATTCGCGGCCCTAAGAGCGAGCACGGGCGGCGGACGGGTGCCGTGCGAGATGCGGTGGGGAAGAATTGAATCCTGAGAGTGTGCGTGCCGGCGTAGGGTGCGTGAAGATGGAAacgcgagccgagcaccgcgAGGGAGCAGCGCTGCGCGAGCCGAGCCAGCAACACGAGCGGGCGAGCCGGTTCAAGACCTGTACACGCGTCATAATCTGATTGGGCGTCCGCACAATGCCGGGTGAGGACCATCCGcacccaattttttttcttcagggATGGGGGGTTGGCACTTGTGTGACGCTGCCACTGGAGCAGCGACGCGAGCTGGGATACTCCTCCTAATGGGGCGGGGCTTGATGGGttttttgggtgggttttaatacgggtactattggatgggtggaaacgggtgacactatgaaatgggttggggcgggttgggttgacgacatagatgggttgggacgggttggggcgctatggtagtagatcggcacgtaagtcgcatatcatcttccatcgtgacttcgggttggggcgggttggggcattggcccgacggggtgggtcggggcgggtggtAGTTAGGGCTCTTGAAATATGGGTAGGGACGGATTTAGGGTGGGTTCAACCCCATTAGCAGGCGTAAGCTGGGAAAAGGCGGAGACGCAAGCTGGGGAAAGCTGCGCGCTACCACCCTTCGCGTCGAGGCGTCGCGATCTCCGGCGCGGCGAGAGCGCGCATCTCTGGCCGTCCCAGATCGGCGGTCGTTCTCTCGCGCGCGCGTGCCCGTCCCCGATTGGCCATCCTCGTTCACTCCGATGGGACCCGGCGCCTTGGCCTTGCTCGCGCTGATGCAACCGTGATTTTTTCCCCCCGGTCGAATCGGCGCCCACGCTGCAGCTGGGAGGGAGCGGCACATCGTGGCGTCATGCACGGGCACAGGAAAGAAGACGGCGCGGGCCGGGGGCGCCACGAGTTCTCCATGTCGACATGCAAATCTGCTCATCAGAGGAAGAGGCCCTCGCTCACCCATCCCTCAGCAACTTGGCCTTGGCGCTAGTGTCAGTCCGTCAGAGGGGCGGCAGGGCATGTAGACGCGCGATGTGGACGGGCGAGAGATCGAGGaagggggaaaaaaagagagaaagagaggactGGCCATGCTAATCCAGACAGCTCAGCGCCCGAAAGCGACGCCACGCGCGGCGAGTTTGGGCTGGATTAGTTTTTTTATCGATTCGTCGGGGAGGATTGAGCCGCCGAATGTGCGGTCCGGTGGACGcgagacgccgacgccgacgacggCTTCCAAGCTCCTGCGTCGGCCGTCCGCCGTACGCCAATCCGGCgagagccggcggcgcgggcgccgatGGTTGGCTCTGGCCGGTTTTCGCTTCGTTCCCCTCGGTTGCGCGTCCGCGTCGGCGTCTCCCTCGATTGGTGCAGTGTGGTCAGCCCGGGCGGCTACTTGCCCCGCGGCCCGGTCCCAGCCCACCCGTGCGCACACGGCCGGCCGGGTCGGGACTCGGGGCGGACCAAACCAACCAGCCCACCACGCCCCGTCCGCGTCCGTTCGACCGCGACCTAAAAATACTCGCGCGCCAACGGGACCATCCTACCCCTCCCCGGGCTCCCAGCCGtgcgccggccgcccggctccagcctccagcgaGCCTACCGCCCCCGAACCCAGCCGTGGCCCGCGGCGCGCCACGCCCGCGCGCGGCCATGCCGTTCACGTTCCCTTGCCGTTCCCGGGCGGGCCGCGAGCCCAGCGGCCTGGGGGCCGCCAGGTGGCCGAGGCGGGTGGCAGGGGCAGCGCCGGTAATTCGCCGCCGCGCCAGCTCGGCCGCGGCCGGAAATAacacgggcgggcgggcgggcgcgagGGGTCGCTGTTGCCTTTGCCCGCTGCGCTTGCGCGTCCGCGGAAGGGGACGACGACGCGTCCCCGTGTCCTCCCCTTCCCCGATAAAAAGGCCGGGCGCCTCTCGTTCATTCCTCGCTCCTCGCCGATCACAACCGCGCCCTCCCCCCAATCCCCGATTCGCGAGCTCGTCCGCGCCTCCCGGCCTCTCCTCCCCACCCCCACCCGCCGCCCCTCCGAGAAGCGAAGCGAAGCTCcgggccgcgccaccgcgcagGCAGGCACCCAAGGCAGCAGGCGCGGGTTCCTTCCGCCAGGTGCGCGGGTaggcggcggcatggcgcaGCGCGACAAGAAGGAGGAGCCCACGGAGCTCCGGGCGCCGGAGATCACGCTCTGCTCCAACAACTGCGGCTTCCCGGGGAACCCGGCCACGCAGAACCTCTGCCAGAGCTGCTTctcggcggccacggcgtcgatgtcgtcgtcgccgacgtcctcctcgtcgtcctcctcggccccggcgccggccgcgccgccccagccgagaccggcgccggcggagctgGCCTCCCCCGCCgacgcggccgtggcggcccCGGCTCCGGAGGCCGCGAAGGCGCCGGCGAGGACGTCGGCGAACCGGTGCTCGAGCTGCCGGAAGCGGGTGGGGCTGACGGGGTTCCGGTGCCGGTGCGGCGAGCTGTTCTGCGGCGCGCACCGGTACTCGGACCGGCACGGCTGCAGCTACGACTACAAGGGCGCCGCCAGGGACGCCATCGCCCGGGAGAACCCGGTGGTGCGCGCCGCCAAGATCGTTAGGTTCTGATCGACGACGGAGTCAAAATTCCTCCATCCATCCACAGGA
This window contains:
- the LOC120683006 gene encoding zinc finger A20 and AN1 domain-containing stress-associated protein 1-like — its product is MAQRDKKEEPTELRAPEITLCSNNCGFPGNPATQNLCQSCFSAATASMSSSPTSSSSSSSAPAPAAPPQPRPAPAELASPADAAVAAPAPEAAKAPARTSANRCSSCRKRVGLTGFRCRCGELFCGAHRYSDRHGCSYDYKGAARDAIARENPVVRAAKIVRF